One Caldisericia bacterium DNA window includes the following coding sequences:
- a CDS encoding cobalamin-dependent protein (Presence of a B(12) (cobalamin)-binding domain implies dependence on cobalamin itself, in one of its several forms, or in some unusual lineages, dependence on a cobalamin-like analog.), with protein MSKKILGAEIGSDIHVAGLLNFLELAKKEGYRVIYLGGAVPIDKLIGAIIETKPNIVSIGYRLGKEPLKKLLEEFIKKLKEIDTENIKFVFGGTIETGKVAREYPLFEKVFDGTEEIEDVVQFLRGGKVPVKEEDFPQTLPERIEFKSPYPLIRHHIGLPTLEETIEEIKKLSESKLLDIISIAPDQNCQSYFFEPEKMDPKQDGAGGAPIRSVEDFRKLFEASRRGNYPLMRCYAGTRNLVKFAKILKETINNAWAAIPIFWYSDLDKRSDRPLLSAIKENMEAIRWNAENSVPVEVNDSHQWELRNAHDALAVFDAYLVAYIAKKLGVKWYVQQYMLNTPPNLSPKMDIAKMLAKIELVESLKDENFIPYRMIRTGLLSFPADPFRAMGQLVSSMFYGSYLEPHIIHVVSYCEAIKRATSKEIIESVKMVKRANILAKSGLPDFREDPEVDRRVKELKEEAMVIKEAVEELGKGKKDPLLDPEVLFAAVKTGIMDAPGLVGFSVAKGEVITQVINGANFAVDEDGNILTEKERIRRLKWM; from the coding sequence ATGAGTAAGAAGATTCTTGGAGCAGAGATTGGAAGTGATATACATGTGGCAGGACTACTTAACTTCCTTGAGCTTGCGAAAAAGGAGGGGTATAGAGTTATATATCTTGGGGGGGCAGTTCCTATTGATAAATTAATAGGTGCCATAATTGAAACAAAACCAAACATAGTATCCATAGGATACAGGCTTGGAAAGGAACCTTTAAAGAAACTACTTGAAGAATTTATAAAAAAGCTAAAGGAGATAGACACAGAAAATATAAAGTTCGTTTTTGGTGGCACAATAGAGACAGGAAAAGTTGCAAGAGAGTATCCTTTATTTGAAAAGGTGTTTGATGGAACTGAAGAGATAGAAGATGTTGTTCAGTTTCTTAGAGGAGGAAAAGTTCCTGTTAAAGAGGAGGATTTTCCTCAAACTCTGCCTGAGAGGATAGAGTTTAAATCACCATATCCACTGATAAGGCACCACATAGGTCTTCCAACCCTTGAGGAAACCATAGAGGAGATTAAAAAACTTTCGGAGAGTAAACTTCTTGACATAATATCCATTGCCCCAGATCAGAACTGCCAGAGTTACTTCTTTGAACCAGAGAAAATGGATCCAAAGCAGGATGGTGCTGGTGGAGCCCCCATAAGAAGTGTTGAGGATTTTAGGAAACTTTTTGAGGCATCAAGAAGAGGGAATTACCCCCTCATGCGCTGCTATGCAGGTACAAGGAATCTTGTAAAGTTTGCAAAGATTTTGAAAGAGACAATTAACAATGCATGGGCAGCAATTCCAATTTTCTGGTATTCTGACCTTGATAAAAGATCAGATAGGCCTCTTCTCTCAGCAATAAAGGAGAATATGGAGGCGATAAGGTGGAATGCAGAGAATTCTGTACCAGTTGAGGTGAATGATTCACATCAGTGGGAACTTAGGAATGCCCACGATGCCTTAGCTGTTTTTGATGCCTATCTTGTTGCCTACATAGCCAAAAAACTTGGTGTTAAGTGGTATGTTCAGCAGTATATGTTAAATACTCCTCCAAACCTTTCTCCTAAGATGGATATCGCAAAGATGCTTGCAAAGATTGAGCTTGTTGAATCTCTTAAAGATGAGAATTTTATTCCTTATAGAATGATAAGAACAGGACTTCTCTCCTTCCCTGCCGATCCCTTTAGAGCTATGGGGCAACTTGTCTCCTCCATGTTCTATGGTTCATATCTTGAGCCTCACATAATTCATGTTGTCTCCTATTGTGAGGCAATAAAAAGAGCAACGAGCAAGGAGATAATAGAGAGCGTGAAGATGGTGAAGAGGGCAAATATCCTGGCAAAGTCTGGTTTACCCGATTTCAGAGAGGATCCAGAGGTTGATAGAAGGGTAAAAGAACTTAAAGAGGAAGCCATGGTGATAAAGGAGGCAGTGGAGGAATTGGGAAAAGGTAAAAAGGATCCCTTGCTTGATCCAGAGGTGCTTTTTGCTGCAGTTAAAACAGGGATAATGGATGCACCGGGCCTTGT